The bacterium genomic interval GCAGATCGAAAACACGATCAACTCCCGGTTCAATACCATGAGCGTCTTGGTCGAGGGCCCTCCGGGCTGGGGCAAGGAAGAGGTCATGAGGACCTTGTCCCTTCGCAACCCGAACACGGTCTACATCAAGGTCACGCCGAATGGCCTGATGGGCGGGACCATGTACCGGGGCCAGCTCGAGGAGCGGCTGAGCGACATCCCGAAGGAGATCGCCAAGGCGAGGAAGGGCGGTCAGCAGGTCGTTCTCTTCGTCGACGAATTCCACGAGGCGTTGTCCGCCGGAAAAAGCATGGAGCAGACGACCTCGCTCCTGGAGCACTGGAAGGGGGAGTTGGCCCGCGGAGACATCCGGGTCGTGGGATTCTCGACGCCCCGGGAGCTCCTCAAGGCCCGCTATATCGCCGGCCTGTACAACGACCCGGCGGCCCGCGCGCGTCTGAGCCCGGAATATCAGGAGGAAGTGAATCGCTTTGAGAGGGAAGGAGTCCGCCAGAACATCGAGCTCCGCCCCCTCCTGAACCGTTTCCAGCCGCTGCCCTTGCCGCCGCGTCCGGCCTCCGACATCGAGGTGATCCTCAAGGACACCATCGAAGCCCGCAAGGCCAGCGGCTTGACGGTGGAGATGGACGACGCGACGATCAAGCGCATCGCTCAACTCTCGGAATCCCCGATCGCTTCCGAGGGGTACATTCCGCGCACGGCGTTCGCGATCTTCAACGGAGTCGTCGACGCGAACGCAACCCAGGGTTCGGGCACCGTGCGCGTGACCACGGAGATGATCGACCGCTACGTTGAAACGAACTATCCCGATATCGCCCAGCGACCTCAGATGCCGGGTGGATCGCCTTCTCTCAAAGAACTCTTCACCGAGAAAACATTCGCCGACCAGATCCGGTCGCACTATCCGGACCTGCGGGACCCCAAGTTCGAAAAACTCGTCGGCGCCGCGGCCCGCGTGGCGCAAGGCCGCTGGGCGGCTGCCGTCGAGGCCAATCCGGACAATCCCCCTCTGACGATCGCCCGCGATTGCGCCTTTCCCCGCGAGGATTTCATGCA includes:
- a CDS encoding AAA family ATPase, which gives rise to MAPPLEELLARTGLPDKPDPYYDGMSVLDVDACDADDTKARRIVVGSSGGSEYVDFPQSKSLNPQFQGADVGPYYTRILTAAGGFVYSREAEGSGGRRIPLGQGMLHLCREGDAVYISDNAIINNMPANTAPLVRLPVALPFRIIKSLVRSGLLQPSQYQLDPAGRPDFRYLNLLPDGKTIDRLIEFAANAGSPIPEKWRPTVAKGLEAIKPAGEEIAKKSLEMQKDMRSDMMWQILGSTFVGAAIGLYSVLLASGKAGPINNAVSAPFRGLYNLIRAPFDRGEGLARFWRDLSTPLRYRGIPTLLKVGTNMTEQARMGEFRPVADPTTPKVAEQIENTINSRFNTMSVLVEGPPGWGKEEVMRTLSLRNPNTVYIKVTPNGLMGGTMYRGQLEERLSDIPKEIAKARKGGQQVVLFVDEFHEALSAGKSMEQTTSLLEHWKGELARGDIRVVGFSTPRELLKARYIAGLYNDPAARARLSPEYQEEVNRFEREGVRQNIELRPLLNRFQPLPLPPRPASDIEVILKDTIEARKASGLTVEMDDATIKRIAQLSESPIASEGYIPRTAFAIFNGVVDANATQGSGTVRVTTEMIDRYVETNYPDIAQRPQMPGGSPSLKELFTEKTFADQIRSHYPDLRDPKFEKLVGAAARVAQGRWAAAVEANPDNPPLTIARDCAFPREDFM